Proteins encoded in a region of the Sceloporus undulatus isolate JIND9_A2432 ecotype Alabama chromosome 11, SceUnd_v1.1, whole genome shotgun sequence genome:
- the PEX12 gene encoding peroxisome assembly protein 12, protein MAERGAHLTAASGHDDRPSIFEVVAQDSLMSTVRPALQHVIKVLAESNPGRYGFLWRWFDEAYVLLDLLLQQHYLSRRSASFSENFYGLKRVALSRGGDGKPLRSLVTTGLPQGHHYASLCLLVLVPYLRAKLEKLVSRLREEDDYSIHPPSSSWKRFYRAFLAAYPFANLAWEGWFLGQQLCYLLGKARQHSPLLRMASVQLVRLTAEDVRGLEEGARDTNMAAQPSCSLTDRVRTAAKTALGGLAFSLSTGLSVGVFFLQFLEWWYSSENQETIKALTALPVPPPPVHLDLGTDPPLLPTLKALCPLCRRVRANDTALATSGFVFCYRCAYTYVKAHQRCPVTGYPTELQHLVKLYTPDN, encoded by the exons ATGGCTGAACGCGGGGCTCACCTGACAGCAGCCTCCGGCCACGATGACCGGCCGTCCATCTTTGAGGTGGTCGCTCAGGACAGCTTGATGTCGACAGTGAGGCCGGCGCTTCAGCATGTCATCAAG GTGCTGGCCGAGTCGAACCCAGGGCGTTACGGCTTCCTCTGGCGCTGGTTCGACGAGGCCTACGTCCTCCtggacctcctcctccagcagcacTACCTCTCCCGGCGCAGTGCCTCCTTCTCGGAGAACTTCTACGGCTTGAAAAGGGTCGCCTTGAGCCGCGGCGGAGACGGCAAACCCCTGCGCTCCTTGGTCACAACCGGTTTGCCACAGGGACACCACTACGCATCCCTCTGCTTGCTGGTCCTGGTGCCATACCTGAGGGCCAAACTGGAGAAGCTGGTCTCCCGGCTCCGGGAGGAGGACGACTACTCCATCcacccgccctcctcctcctggaaacGCTTCTACCGGGCCTTCCTGGCCGCCTACCCCTTCGCCAACCTGGCTTGGGAAGGCTGGTTTTTGGGCCAGCAGCTGTGCTACCTCCTAGGGAAGGCACGGCAACACTCCCCGCTGCTGAGGATGGCCAGCGTCCAGTTGGTCAGGCTGACCGCCGAAGACGTGCGAGGCTTGGAGGAGGGGGCCAGGGACACCAACATGGCTGCGCAGCCGTCCTGCAG CCTGACGGACCGCGTGCGCACAGCAGCCAAGACCGCCCTGGGAGGGCTGGCCTTCTCCCTCTCCACCGGCCTCTCCGTCGGCGTCTTTTTCCTCCAGTTCCTCGAATGGTGGTACTCTTCGGAAAACCAGGAGACCATCAAGGCCTTGACCGCCCTTCCGGTGCCCCCGCCGCCCGTCCACTTGGATCTTGGGACAGACCCTCCGCTCCTGCCCACCCTCAAGGCTCTTTGCCCACTTTGCCGGAGGGTCCGCGCCAACGACACAGCCCTGGCCACCTCCGGCTTCGTCTTCTGCTACCGCTGCGCCTACACTTACGTCAAAGCCCACCAGCGCTGCCCCGTCACAGGATACCCGACAGAGCTCCAGCACCTGGTCAAACTGTACACACCGGACAACTGA